Proteins from one Enoplosus armatus isolate fEnoArm2 chromosome 4, fEnoArm2.hap1, whole genome shotgun sequence genomic window:
- the ncaph gene encoding condensin complex subunit 2, whose product MADILKQKDSELTNFKVAAGTLDASTKIYAVRVDAVHADAYRVLGGLGAETKPGEDHGQKEGDGDEGVAGGEVTAKQPKKKRPPKRTVEQNLSNINSADSERKCEVDPMFQRMASSFDESSTAGVFLSVLFSENSRCELLFPSHMTLLQSRPSYSPPPPQGVPASPFMAGLQRSQEKSSVCPSLQDFSFTSWNPEQTMNQLLEKMKQGEHVFDVNAEPEPEEDDCPDFDADYEEGDCEERSKEHKEGCEASGSGKGRDVIPIGEGDITTMCLQLSSQPREYSYFSPRTMATWAGPGYWQFKPKHKLDHLPDKETRKRKPKKTFEIDFSDDVNFDTYFRTTRAATTNSKSALSASNKKTTLPADFQFPPETLSQLSLKPSSSLSQEGQKRLSGELGEGIGDYDYNNANDTANFCPGLQGGDSDDDVEGFAGSDDTQPSSDSIPPPSQDLEGISTYGEEDLVPQPYRVNKIEINYAKTAKKMDMKKLKNNMWSLLTESPEKPTEEVATVEKPEVWGEKVFSQTTKTLLQRLPNTMAQNLSVPLAFVALLHLANEKNLELVKVDDMSDIIIRQGH is encoded by the exons ATGGCTGATATTCTCAAACAGAAGGATTCTGAGCTCACAAACTTCAAG GTGGCAGCTGGCACTTTGGATGCCAGTACAAAGATCTATGCTGTGAGGGTGGATGCTGTTCATGCTGATGCCTACAGGGTCCTGGGTGGCCTGGGGGCCGAGACCAAACCAGGAGAGG acCACGGACAGAAGGAGGGCGACGGAGATGAGGGGGTTGCAGGAGGTGAAGTGACTGCCAAGCagccaaagaaaaagagaccTCCTAAGAGGACCGTGGAGCAGAACCTGAGCAACATCAATAGCGCCGATTCTGAGAGGAAGTGTGAG GTGGACCCCATGTTTCAGCGGATGGCCTCGTCCTTCGATGAGAGCAGCACGGCCGGCGTCTTCCTGTCAGTCCTCTTCAGCGAGAACAGTCGCTGCGAGCTGCTGTTTCCCTCCCACATGACCCTCCTGCAGTCCAGACCCTCTtattctcctccacctccacaggGAGTCCCCGCATCCCCGTTCAtgg CCGGACTGCAGCGTTCCCAGGAGAAGAGCTCTGTCTGCCCCTCACTGCAGGACTTCTCCTTCACGAGCTGGAACCCTGAGCAG ACCATGAATCAGCTCTTGGAGAAGATGAAGCAGGGCGAACATGTGTTTGACGTGAATGCCGAGCCCGAGCCTGAGGAGGATGACTGTCCCGACTTTGACGCCGACTATGAGGAAGGTGACTGTGAGGAGAGATCCAAGGAGCACAAGGAGGGTTGTGAGGCCTCTGGCTCCGGCAAAGGAAG GGATGTGATTCCCATTGGAGAGGGAGACATCACCACGATGTGTCTGCAGCTGTCCTCTCAGCCCAGGGAGTATTCATACTTCAGCCCCAGGACCATGGCCACGTGGGCTGGACCCGGCTACTGGCAGTTCAAGCCAAAGCACAAGT TGGACCATTTGCCTGACAAGGAGACCCGTAAAAGGAAGCCCAAGAAGACCTTTGAAATCGACTTCAGTGATGATGTCAACTTTGACACTTACTTCCGCACCACGAGA GCTGCCACGACTAACAGCAAGTCTGCCCTCAGTGCCAGCAATAAGAAAACAACTCTACCAGCGGACTTCCAGTTTCCCCCGGAGACGCTCTCCCAGCTCAGCCTCAAACCCTCCAGCTCG CTGAGTCAAGAAGGCCAGAAGAGGCTGTCTGGGGAGCTGGGAGAAGGCATTGGAGACTACGATTACAACAACGCCAACGACACTGCCAACTTCTGTCCCGGTCTTCAG gGTGGCGACAGTGACGACGACGTCGAAGGGTTTGCCGGTTCAGATGATACACAGCCTTCAAGTGACAGTATACCTCCGCCCTCACAAGATCTAGAGGGCATCTCAACCTACGGGGAGGAGGATCTGGTACCCCAACCATACAGG GTCAACAAGATTGAGATCAACTATGCTAAGACCGCTAAGAAAATGGACATGAAGAAACTCAAGAACAACATGTGGAGTCTTCTGACCGAAAGCCCTGAAAAACCCACAGAG GAGGTGGCAACTGTGGAGAAACCAGAGGTGTGGGGGGAGAAAGTCTTCAGTCAGACCACAAAGACGCTGCTTCAAAG ATTGCCAAACACGATGGCTCAGAACCTGTCAGTGCCTCTGGCATTCGTCGCTCTGCTTCATCTGGCCAATGAAAAG AATTTGGAGCTGGTGAAGGTTGATGACATGTCCGATATCATCATCAGACAAGGCCACTGA